One genomic segment of Ignavibacteriota bacterium includes these proteins:
- a CDS encoding ATP-binding cassette domain-containing protein, translated as MISTSNLALRFGKRTLFENVNLKFTLGNCYGIIGANGSGKSTFIKILSGEIEQSSGNVIVTPGNRLATLKQNHFEYDEFQVLQTVMMGHQKLFAIMEERDILYSKPDFNEQDGINAAKLEGEFAELFGYEAESEAAELLNGLGINDEDQTKLMKDLTGNEKVKVLLAQALFGNPDILLLDEPTNHLDIISIGWLEDFLEKFKNIVIVISHDRHFLNKVCTHIADIDYSKVTMYTGNYDFWLESSQLASKQAKDSNKKIEAKRAELQEFIARFSANASKSKQATSRKKQLENLTLEDIKPSSRRMPYIAFKSEREAGNNLLEINNLTKNSEEENLLNDLTFRVEKGDKVALVGPNDLVKTTLFNILDGKEKADSGNFVWGVTTKVAYFPKDSAEYFNVDLNLIDWLRQFSKEKEETYIRGFLGRMLFSGEETLKKASVLSGGERVRCMFAKMMLINPNVLLLDGPTNHLDLEAISALNNSLIDFPGTIIFSSHDHQFIHTIANRIIEIIPTGIIDKRMTFDEYLNDEEIKKIHLKVYHAQAINI; from the coding sequence ATGATAAGTACAAGCAATTTAGCATTAAGATTTGGCAAACGAACATTGTTCGAAAATGTAAATTTAAAATTCACACTCGGAAACTGTTACGGAATAATTGGCGCAAACGGTTCCGGTAAGTCAACTTTTATAAAAATTCTTTCCGGCGAAATTGAACAAAGCTCAGGTAACGTAATTGTAACACCGGGAAACCGACTTGCAACTTTAAAACAAAATCATTTTGAGTATGATGAATTTCAAGTTTTGCAAACGGTTATGATGGGACATCAAAAACTTTTTGCAATTATGGAAGAGCGGGATATTCTTTACTCAAAACCCGATTTTAATGAGCAAGACGGAATTAATGCCGCCAAACTTGAAGGAGAATTTGCAGAACTTTTTGGTTATGAAGCAGAATCCGAAGCCGCCGAACTTTTAAATGGTTTGGGAATTAATGATGAAGATCAAACAAAATTGATGAAAGATTTGACCGGAAACGAAAAAGTAAAAGTTTTGTTGGCTCAAGCTTTATTTGGAAACCCAGATATTTTACTTCTGGATGAACCGACCAACCACCTTGATATTATTTCCATTGGATGGCTGGAAGATTTTCTCGAGAAATTTAAAAATATAGTTATTGTAATTTCGCATGATAGACATTTTCTAAACAAAGTGTGTACACACATTGCCGATATTGATTATAGTAAAGTTACAATGTACACGGGCAATTATGATTTTTGGCTGGAAAGCAGTCAGTTAGCTTCAAAACAAGCAAAGGATTCAAATAAAAAAATAGAAGCAAAAAGAGCAGAGCTTCAGGAATTTATTGCACGGTTTAGCGCAAATGCATCAAAATCAAAACAAGCAACATCAAGAAAAAAACAGTTGGAAAATCTTACTTTGGAAGATATAAAACCTTCCTCGCGAAGAATGCCTTATATTGCTTTTAAATCTGAGCGTGAAGCAGGAAACAATCTGCTTGAAATAAATAATCTTACAAAAAATTCAGAAGAAGAAAATCTTCTAAACGATCTAACTTTTAGAGTTGAAAAAGGCGATAAGGTTGCACTTGTTGGACCTAATGATTTAGTAAAAACCACTTTGTTTAATATTCTTGATGGAAAAGAGAAAGCAGATAGCGGAAATTTTGTTTGGGGAGTTACAACAAAAGTTGCATATTTTCCAAAAGACAGTGCCGAGTATTTTAATGTTGACCTAAATTTAATTGATTGGCTGCGTCAATTTTCCAAAGAAAAAGAAGAAACATATATTCGTGGTTTTTTGGGAAGAATGCTTTTTAGCGGCGAAGAAACCTTGAAGAAAGCAAGTGTACTTTCCGGCGGCGAAAGAGTGCGTTGCATGTTTGCGAAAATGATGTTGATAAATCCCAATGTACTTTTGCTGGATGGTCCGACTAATCATCTTGATCTGGAAGCAATTTCTGCATTAAATAATAGTTTGATTGATTTTCCCGGAACAATAATATTTAGTTCGCACGATCATCAATTTATTCATACAATTGCAAATAGAATTATTGAAATTATTCCAACCGGAATTATTGATAAACGTATGACTTTTGACGAATACTTGAACGATGAAGAAATAAAAAAGATTCATTTAAAAGTTTATCATGCACAAGCTATAAATATTTAA
- a CDS encoding YwbE family protein — protein MESNIRKNITQGLHVEIVEKENQRTNNFTEGYVKDILTKSPNHPHGIKVRLETGEVGRVKKILE, from the coding sequence GTGGAATCAAACATTAGAAAAAATATAACACAAGGTTTGCATGTTGAAATTGTTGAAAAAGAAAATCAACGAACAAATAATTTTACAGAAGGTTACGTAAAAGACATTTTAACAAAATCACCAAATCATCCTCACGGAATAAAAGTGAGATTAGAAACCGGCGAAGTGGGTCGAGTTAAAAAAATTCTCGAATAA
- a CDS encoding DEAD/DEAH box helicase: MSFAKINLIKPIQKALAEEGYKIPTPIQKQAIPVILTKKDLLGCAQTGTGKTAAFAVPILQLLYNNQEIGFKRRRIRSLIVTPTRELAIQIGDSFSAYGKYSGLKNAVVYGGVNQKAQTDKLLSGVDILIATPGRLLDLMNQGYIYLNRIEIFVLDEADRMLDMGFINDVKKIIAKLPSKRQSLFFSATMPDEIVKLARTILEKPIKIEITPKSSTVETIKQSVYYVDKSDKKDLLIHLLKDPKIISALIFTRTKHGADKVTQFLNKAKINSDAIHGNKSQNARQRALNNFKTRQTRVLVATDIAARGIDIDELSHVINFELPNIPETYVHRIGRTGRAGLSGVALSLCDNEEKFFLKDINKLISIPIPVIENHPFISTGKISDKPKEILQKTINEKTSHKKPANSKSPKPRYWKSDRKKVSMKKGKD; encoded by the coding sequence ATGTCATTCGCAAAAATTAATCTTATTAAACCAATTCAAAAAGCTTTAGCCGAAGAAGGATATAAAATTCCAACTCCTATTCAGAAACAGGCTATTCCGGTTATACTTACTAAAAAAGATTTGCTAGGATGTGCGCAAACCGGAACCGGCAAAACCGCTGCTTTTGCAGTACCGATTTTACAATTGCTTTATAATAACCAAGAAATTGGTTTTAAGAGAAGAAGAATTCGTTCTCTTATTGTAACTCCAACAAGAGAACTTGCAATTCAAATTGGAGATAGTTTCTCTGCATACGGAAAATATTCCGGACTCAAAAATGCCGTTGTTTATGGCGGAGTAAACCAAAAAGCTCAGACAGATAAATTGTTATCCGGTGTTGATATATTAATTGCTACTCCGGGAAGATTATTAGATTTAATGAACCAAGGTTATATTTATCTTAACCGTATTGAAATATTTGTGCTTGATGAAGCCGACCGAATGCTTGATATGGGTTTTATAAATGATGTAAAAAAAATAATTGCAAAATTACCATCTAAGAGACAATCATTGTTTTTCTCTGCAACAATGCCGGATGAAATTGTAAAACTTGCCCGAACAATTTTAGAAAAACCAATTAAAATAGAAATAACTCCAAAATCATCAACGGTTGAAACTATTAAGCAAAGTGTGTATTATGTTGATAAATCCGATAAGAAAGATCTTCTAATTCATTTATTGAAAGATCCAAAAATTATTTCCGCACTTATTTTTACAAGAACAAAACACGGCGCCGACAAAGTGACACAATTCTTAAATAAAGCGAAAATAAATTCCGATGCAATTCACGGCAACAAATCGCAAAATGCAAGACAGCGTGCATTAAACAATTTTAAAACCAGACAAACTCGAGTTTTGGTAGCGACTGATATTGCTGCACGGGGAATTGATATTGACGAACTTTCACATGTAATAAATTTTGAGCTTCCAAATATTCCAGAAACTTACGTGCACAGAATCGGAAGAACAGGTCGTGCCGGATTAAGCGGGGTTGCACTTTCGCTTTGTGATAATGAAGAAAAATTTTTTCTTAAGGATATAAACAAACTTATTTCAATACCAATTCCTGTTATTGAAAATCATCCTTTTATATCTACCGGCAAAATATCTGATAAACCCAAAGAGATTTTACAAAAAACAATAAATGAAAAAACATCTCATAAAAAACCCGCAAATTCAAAAAGTCCAAAACCAAGATATTGGAAAAGTGATAGAAAAAAAGTTTCGATGAAAAAAGGAAAAGATTAA